A section of the Parasteatoda tepidariorum isolate YZ-2023 chromosome 6, CAS_Ptep_4.0, whole genome shotgun sequence genome encodes:
- the LOC139425801 gene encoding putative leucine-rich repeat-containing protein DDB_G0290503: MEVKAPQFPDQQHDYGNNGRTKRKKSKKLFPPNKTDEGKEKLRSCEKTLDNDKISQLTRPTQNISEGRALYNQVDKKIQTDLESPSPSAITTCNTSELAPQKIELSQGRVNQMTIEDEFEMELERNALNISSVSQLAPLQTELNEGRVNEENKKNQIETDKIILDDYLLDNFNPSQINIHESNEKEIVENEPNISDFSQLAQIRIDLTEERVYFVNHKNSENNTNSDMRKEIGREEDKPNIYFLSLLALIRKEVSQRRVNYVNEMDTENNTNSDVPTDFESEGNDTNNCNIPQLSSQQLDGVNQLNIDKKINSGEMKHENSSDISNVSQLTPLQLHLSEGRASKSQENSCIDISKDFDDNEPLGVKDGEPSVKKPTTQKNYFKRKWRLIQKRIRPKKSKDTKNPSQKRDKFF; the protein is encoded by the exons ATGGaggttaaggctccacaatttccTGATCAACAACATGATTACGGCAATAATGGTCG aacaaaaaggAAGAAATCCAAAAAGTTATTTCCTCCCAATAAGACCgatgaaggaaaagaaaaactaagatCTTGTGAGAAAACATTGGACAATGACAAAATTTCTCAACTCACCCGGCCAACGCAGAACATCAGCGAAGGAAGAGCTTTGTACAATCAAGTGGATAAAAAGATTCAGACGGACTTAGAATCACCATCACCATCTGCAATTACCACCTGCAACACTTCAGAGCTCGCCCCGCAGAAAATAGAATTGAGCCAGGGAAGAGTTAATCAAATGACTATAGAGGATGAATTTGAAATGGAACTTGAAAGAAATGCTCTCAACATCAGCAGTGTTTCGCAGCTCGCCCCATTACAAACAGAATTAAATGAGGGAAGAGTTAATGAAGAGAATAAAAAGAACCAGATTGAGACAGACAAAATTATACTCGACGATTACCTACTTGATAACTTTAATCCGTCTCAGATCAACATTCATGAATCCAATGAAAAGGAGATTGTTGAAAATGAGCCTAACATCAGCGATTTTTCACAGCTCGCCCAAATTCGAATAGATCTGACGGAGGAAAgagtttattttgtaaatcacAAGAATTCAGAGAACAACACCAATTCTGACATGCGCAAAGAAATTGGACGTGAGGAAGACAAACCTAACATCTACTTTCTTTCACTGCTCGCCCTGATCCGGAAGGAAGTGAGTCAGAGAAGAGTTAACTATGTTAATGAAATGGACACGGAGAACAACACCAACTCTGATGTACCCACAGATTTTGAAAGTGAAGGAAATGATACTAACAACTGCAATATTCCTCAACTGTCCTCTCAACAACTGGATGGAGTAAACCAACTGAATATTGACAAAAAGATCAACTCTGGTGAAATGAAACATGAAAATTCATCTGACATCAGTAATGTTTCACAGCTCACCCCGTTACAACTACACCTTAGCGAGGGAAGAGCTTCTAAAAGCCAAGAGAATTCTTGTATTGACATATCGAAGGACTTTGATGACAACGAACCATTAGGTGTGAAGGATGGAGAACCAAGTGTTAAAAAACCCACAAcacaaaagaattatttcaagaGGAAATGGCGACTCatacaaaaaagaattagaCCAAAAAAATCGAAGGATACAAAAAATCCATCTCAAAAACGcgataagtttttttaa